A genomic region of Noviherbaspirillum sp. L7-7A contains the following coding sequences:
- a CDS encoding phosphoheptose isomerase: MTNQRILQHFQESAQLMLQAAEQLSGPIAQAVEIMFTALSNGNKILACGNGGSAADCQHFAAELVGRFERERLPLPALALTTDTSILTAVANDYSYNEVYAKQVQAFGQSGDVLLALSTSGNSANVVAAIEAAVERDMRVIALTGKGGGVIGELMSEGDVHICVPHERTARIQEVHGLTIHILCDGIDVALFGGDAND; encoded by the coding sequence ATGACGAACCAACGTATCCTCCAGCACTTCCAGGAAAGTGCGCAGCTCATGCTGCAGGCTGCCGAGCAGCTCTCCGGGCCCATCGCGCAAGCGGTGGAAATCATGTTCACCGCGCTGTCGAACGGCAACAAGATCCTCGCCTGCGGCAACGGCGGCTCGGCCGCCGACTGCCAGCATTTCGCCGCCGAGCTGGTCGGGCGCTTCGAGCGCGAGCGGCTGCCGCTGCCGGCGCTGGCGCTGACCACCGACACCTCGATCCTGACCGCGGTGGCCAACGACTACAGCTACAACGAGGTCTATGCCAAGCAGGTGCAGGCCTTCGGCCAGTCCGGCGACGTGCTGCTGGCGCTGTCCACCTCGGGCAACTCGGCCAATGTGGTGGCGGCGATCGAGGCGGCGGTCGAGCGCGACATGCGCGTCATTGCACTCACCGGCAAGGGCGGCGGCGTGATCGGCGAGCTGATGTCGGAAGGCGACGTGCATATCTGCGTGCCGCACGAGCGCACCGCCCGCATCCAGGAAGTACACGGACTGACCATACACATACTGTGCGACGGCATCGACGTCGCCCTATTCGGAGGGGATGCAAATGACTGA
- a CDS encoding YraN family protein, with protein MTLRKVPRRTQRQLAGDAGEDAALAHLQRHGLVLIERNFHCRGGELDLIMRDGATLVFVEVRRRAGSGFGGAAASIGSAKQARLWNAAQTYLQRYRMPPPCRFDVVAIEGAALDWLRNAIQA; from the coding sequence ATGACATTGAGGAAGGTGCCACGGCGCACGCAACGCCAGCTGGCCGGCGACGCCGGCGAGGATGCGGCGCTGGCGCACCTGCAAAGGCATGGCCTGGTGCTCATCGAGCGCAACTTCCACTGCCGCGGCGGCGAACTGGACCTGATCATGCGCGACGGCGCCACGCTGGTGTTCGTCGAAGTGCGGCGGCGCGCCGGCAGCGGATTCGGCGGCGCCGCCGCCAGCATCGGCAGCGCCAAGCAGGCGCGCCTGTGGAACGCCGCCCAGACCTACCTGCAGCGCTACCGCATGCCGCCGCCATGCCGCTTCGACGTGGTCGCCATCGAAGGCGCCGCGCTGGACTGGCTCAGGAATGCCATTCAGGCCTGA
- a CDS encoding penicillin-binding protein activator — protein sequence MSFRKVKTGLVAAALAGLCALAQANTTVAMPALPLLAQNDISLMPGGPTDTGPVETEAVPMPDVSLQPQDQAALSGPVRIGLLLPLRSDSLGAAAAMVRDGFIAAYEKRRDPNITLTVVETGDAAQDVLDAYNGVLADQDIMVGPLSRSGAAAIASRGAVSKPTIALTPADAVGAQAGAQPQLLLMGLSLEDEARQAADLAAADLPGEEALIVSTATAWQRRAARAFQAAWQRRGLPADLVELSAGGGNLSASALGQLQERLRNGRPGLAFVALDAAQARQLRESIGTELPMYGTSQLNPYSRQGWSAAERRPDMDGVRFIDLPYLLRPDASAVFAPAPAAQKSADMERLYALGIDAYQVAREVAARRGVFELDGATGKLKASIGGGRARFERSASPAVYQDGAAAPLSNPQ from the coding sequence ATGTCGTTCCGAAAAGTGAAGACCGGATTGGTGGCGGCGGCGCTGGCCGGATTGTGCGCGCTGGCGCAGGCAAACACAACCGTGGCCATGCCGGCCCTGCCGTTGCTGGCCCAGAACGACATCAGCCTGATGCCGGGCGGGCCGACCGACACCGGCCCGGTCGAAACCGAGGCGGTGCCGATGCCTGATGTCAGCCTGCAGCCGCAGGACCAGGCCGCCCTGTCCGGCCCGGTGCGCATCGGCCTGCTGCTGCCGTTGCGCTCGGACAGCCTGGGCGCCGCCGCCGCCATGGTGCGCGACGGCTTCATCGCCGCCTATGAAAAGCGGCGCGACCCCAATATCACCCTGACCGTGGTCGAAACCGGCGACGCCGCCCAGGACGTGCTGGATGCCTACAACGGCGTGCTGGCCGACCAGGACATCATGGTCGGCCCGCTGTCGCGCAGCGGCGCCGCCGCCATCGCATCGCGCGGCGCGGTCAGCAAGCCCACCATCGCGCTGACCCCGGCCGACGCGGTCGGCGCGCAGGCCGGCGCCCAGCCGCAACTGCTGCTCATGGGCCTGTCGCTGGAAGACGAGGCGCGCCAGGCGGCCGACCTGGCCGCCGCCGACCTGCCGGGCGAAGAGGCGCTGATCGTCTCCACCGCCACCGCATGGCAGCGCCGCGCCGCCCGCGCCTTCCAAGCCGCCTGGCAGCGCCGCGGCCTGCCGGCCGACCTGGTGGAACTGAGCGCCGGCGGCGGCAACCTGAGCGCCAGCGCGCTGGGCCAGCTGCAGGAACGCCTGCGCAACGGCCGCCCCGGCCTCGCATTCGTGGCGCTGGACGCGGCACAGGCGCGCCAGTTGCGCGAATCGATCGGCACTGAACTGCCGATGTATGGCACCTCACAGCTGAACCCTTATTCGCGCCAGGGCTGGTCCGCGGCCGAGCGCCGGCCCGACATGGACGGCGTGCGCTTCATCGACCTGCCTTACCTGCTGCGGCCGGATGCCAGTGCCGTATTCGCCCCGGCGCCGGCGGCCCAGAAGAGCGCCGACATGGAGCGCCTCTATGCGCTGGGCATCGATGCCTACCAGGTGGCGCGCGAAGTCGCCGCCCGCCGCGGCGTGTTCGAGCTCGATGGCGCCACCGGCAAGTTGAAGGCCAGCATTGGCGGCGGCCGCGCCCGCTTCGAGCGCAGCGCATCGCCGGCGGTCTATCAGGACGGCGCCGCCGCGCCCCTGTCAAACCCGCAATGA
- the rsmI gene encoding 16S rRNA (cytidine(1402)-2'-O)-methyltransferase, producing MTQPAFSFSGALPLLQEIVAQNYPACALYVLATPIGNVADITLRALQVLAQADAIACEDTRNTAQLLSRYGLQRPLIAAHQHNEREVAERLIARLQAGERIALVSDAGTPAVSDPGARIVDAVRAAGLRVVPVPGASAAVAALSAAGLVNDRFHFHGFLPAKARQRETELAQLRPLAATLVFYEAPHRIIDTVAALAAAFEPQRQVVFARELTKLFEQIHRCPLSEAAAWLAADSNRQRGEFVLLVEGAPEQEDAGTAESDRVLSILLEECPVKQAAALAARITGQKKNALYERALALKAQDEGDDQR from the coding sequence ATGACACAACCCGCGTTCAGCTTTTCCGGCGCCCTGCCCCTGCTGCAGGAGATTGTTGCCCAGAATTATCCGGCCTGTGCATTATATGTGCTCGCCACACCCATCGGAAATGTAGCCGACATCACCTTGCGCGCACTGCAGGTGCTGGCCCAGGCCGACGCCATCGCCTGCGAGGATACCCGCAACACCGCGCAGCTGCTGAGCCGTTACGGCCTGCAGCGCCCGCTGATCGCGGCCCACCAGCACAATGAACGGGAAGTCGCCGAAAGGCTGATTGCGCGGCTGCAGGCGGGCGAGCGCATTGCGCTGGTGTCGGACGCCGGCACGCCGGCGGTGTCGGATCCTGGCGCCCGCATCGTCGACGCGGTGCGCGCAGCCGGGCTGCGGGTGGTGCCGGTGCCGGGCGCGTCGGCAGCCGTGGCGGCGCTGTCGGCCGCCGGGCTGGTGAATGACCGCTTTCATTTCCACGGCTTTCTGCCGGCCAAGGCGCGCCAGCGCGAGACCGAGCTGGCGCAGCTGCGGCCGCTGGCCGCGACCCTGGTGTTCTACGAGGCGCCGCATCGCATCATCGACACCGTGGCCGCGCTGGCCGCGGCCTTCGAGCCGCAGCGCCAGGTGGTGTTCGCACGCGAGCTGACCAAGCTGTTCGAGCAGATCCATCGCTGCCCGCTGTCGGAGGCCGCAGCCTGGCTGGCGGCCGACAGCAACCGCCAGCGCGGCGAGTTCGTGCTGCTGGTGGAGGGTGCGCCAGAGCAGGAGGACGCCGGCACGGCGGAGTCGGACCGGGTGCTGTCCATCCTGCTGGAAGAATGCCCGGTCAAGCAGGCCGCCGCGCTGGCGGCCCGCATCACCGGGCAGAAGAAGAATGCGCTGTACGAGCGCGCCCTTGCGCTGAAGGCGCAGGACGAAGGCGACGATCAGCGCTGA
- a CDS encoding septal ring lytic transglycosylase RlpA family protein, which translates to MHLPSRPWPGTAILCAAVAFIAAGCGSAPQQQSADANAGAVPAKSARRGLPSLPPAGSGRGGYYQDDGPGENIPDNLWDVPDAEPRIEPYANRGNKPYVVFGKEYVPQMNEEPVKQRGRGSWYGRKFHGQRTSSGEPYDMYKMTAAHPTFPIPSYARVTNLSNGNTVIVRVNDRGPFHSDRIIDLSYTAALKLGYIGHGSAQLEVERILPDEIRRMELARSNGAAPALASAAPSAPGVSTEAVPMPVTMVSAPAELMAPPAAAPAAASTMPAASSVSTVSAAAGGFYLQLGAFSQAANAQAAQAVHAQRWNGSLRQVDIVHNNTLFRLYGGPFASRADAEAVARQMQASGGAMPIIVQR; encoded by the coding sequence ATGCACTTGCCATCCCGCCCATGGCCCGGCACGGCCATCCTGTGCGCCGCGGTCGCGTTCATCGCCGCCGGCTGCGGCAGCGCGCCGCAGCAGCAGAGCGCTGATGCCAACGCCGGCGCCGTTCCCGCCAAGTCGGCGCGCCGCGGCCTGCCTTCGCTGCCGCCCGCCGGTTCCGGCCGCGGCGGCTACTACCAGGACGATGGCCCCGGCGAGAACATCCCCGACAATCTCTGGGACGTGCCCGACGCCGAGCCGCGCATCGAGCCCTATGCCAATCGCGGCAACAAGCCCTACGTGGTGTTCGGCAAGGAATACGTGCCGCAGATGAATGAGGAACCGGTGAAGCAGCGTGGCCGCGGCAGCTGGTACGGCCGCAAGTTCCACGGCCAGCGCACCTCGTCCGGCGAGCCGTACGACATGTACAAGATGACGGCCGCCCATCCGACCTTCCCGATTCCGTCCTATGCCCGCGTGACCAATCTGTCCAATGGCAACACGGTGATCGTGCGCGTCAACGACCGCGGGCCGTTCCACTCCGACCGCATCATCGACCTGTCCTATACCGCGGCGCTGAAGCTGGGCTATATCGGCCATGGCAGCGCGCAACTGGAAGTCGAGCGCATCCTGCCCGACGAGATCCGGCGCATGGAACTGGCGCGCAGCAATGGCGCCGCGCCGGCGCTGGCGTCAGCCGCGCCATCGGCGCCGGGCGTGAGCACCGAGGCGGTGCCGATGCCGGTGACCATGGTCAGCGCGCCGGCCGAGCTGATGGCGCCGCCGGCAGCCGCACCCGCCGCTGCGTCAACCATGCCCGCCGCGTCCAGCGTATCCACCGTGTCCGCCGCGGCCGGCGGCTTCTACCTGCAGCTCGGCGCCTTCTCCCAGGCCGCCAATGCGCAGGCGGCGCAGGCGGTGCATGCCCAGCGCTGGAACGGCAGCCTGCGCCAGGTTGATATCGTGCACAACAACACGCTGTTCCGGCTGTATGGCGGCCCGTTCGCCAGCCGCGCCGATGCCGAGGCCGTGGCGCGCCAGATGCAGGCCAGCGGCGGCGCCATGCCCATCATCGTTCAGCGCTGA
- the rodA gene encoding rod shape-determining protein RodA, with protein sequence MQLTEKRSIWQIVKPHLTVFDGTLALIIFLIMSTGMVTLYSAGIDFPGRVEDQMRNIIVSFVVMFIAANVPPQTLMRFAVPIYTVGVALLVAVAMFGMIKKGARRWINVGIVIQPSEIMKIAMPLMLAWYFQKREGMLRWNHFLVAALLLLVPVLLIMRQPDLGTSLLVAAAGFYVIFLAGLSWKVLLGLAIAGGASLPIAWTMLHDYQRARVMMLIDPTADPLGKGFHIIQSTIAIGSGGISGKGWLNGTQAHLEFIPERTTDFIFAVFSEEFGLIGNCVLLFLYLMLIARGLIIAANAPTFFARLLAGAITLIFFTYAFVNMGMVSGILPVVGVPLPFMSYGGTALVTLGLGAGILMSIQRHRKLVQT encoded by the coding sequence ATGCAACTCACTGAAAAACGCTCCATCTGGCAGATCGTCAAACCGCACCTGACCGTCTTCGACGGCACCCTGGCGCTGATCATCTTCCTGATCATGTCCACCGGCATGGTCACGCTGTACTCGGCCGGCATCGACTTTCCGGGCCGGGTCGAAGACCAGATGCGCAACATCATCGTCTCCTTCGTGGTCATGTTCATCGCCGCCAATGTCCCGCCGCAGACCCTGATGCGCTTCGCGGTGCCGATCTATACCGTGGGCGTGGCGCTGCTGGTGGCGGTGGCCATGTTCGGCATGATCAAGAAGGGCGCGCGGCGCTGGATCAATGTCGGCATCGTGATCCAGCCGTCCGAGATCATGAAGATCGCCATGCCGCTGATGCTGGCCTGGTATTTCCAGAAGCGCGAAGGCATGCTGCGCTGGAACCACTTCCTGGTGGCGGCGCTGCTGCTGCTAGTGCCGGTGCTGCTGATCATGCGCCAGCCCGACCTCGGCACCTCGCTGCTGGTGGCGGCGGCGGGCTTCTACGTGATCTTCCTGGCCGGCCTGTCATGGAAGGTGCTGCTGGGCCTGGCAATCGCCGGCGGCGCCAGCCTGCCGATTGCCTGGACCATGCTGCACGACTACCAGCGCGCCCGGGTGATGATGCTGATCGACCCGACCGCCGATCCGCTCGGCAAGGGCTTCCACATCATCCAGTCCACCATTGCCATCGGCTCCGGCGGCATCTCCGGCAAGGGCTGGCTCAACGGCACCCAGGCCCATCTGGAGTTCATCCCCGAGCGTACAACCGACTTTATTTTTGCGGTATTCTCCGAGGAATTCGGGCTGATCGGCAACTGCGTGCTGCTGTTCCTGTATCTGATGCTGATTGCCCGGGGACTGATCATCGCCGCCAACGCGCCCACGTTCTTCGCGCGCCTCCTGGCCGGCGCGATCACGCTGATCTTCTTCACCTATGCCTTCGTCAACATGGGCATGGTCAGCGGCATACTCCCGGTGGTTGGCGTGCCGCTGCCATTCATGAGCTATGGCGGCACCGCGCTGGTGACGCTGGGCCTGGGGGCCGGCATCCTGATGAGCATCCAGCGCCACCGGAAACTGGTACAAACCTGA